The window TCAGCTCGCCAAGGACATCGAGAAGATGTCTGATGAAGCGGCTGCTAGCTTCGCCGTCTTGCAGCTCCAGAGGATTCTTCCTGACGCGTTACCTCCGGTGCAGTGTCTGGTCTCGAGGTGGGGGTCTGATGTGAACTCGTTGGGGTCTTATAGCTATGATATCGTGGGGAAGCCTCATGATTTGTATGAGAGGCTTAGGGTGCCGGTGGATAACTTATTCTTTGCCGGTGAAGCGACGAGCTCGAGCTTCCCGGGGTCGGTTCACGGGGCGTATTCGACGGGTTTGATGGCGGGGGAGGATTGTAGGATGCGTGTGTTGGAGAGGTATGGGGAGTTGGATCTGTTTCAGCCTGTGATGGGTGAAGAAGGACCTGCCTCTGTTCCTCTTCTTATATCTCGTCTCTAAATCCATCCATTACCGTCATCAGTCTCTGCAACCTGTTGTGCTTTATTCCTATTGATTACTAATACAAACCTGAAGTGATGTATTGTCTTGCTGAGAGAAAACAGTAACTCTTCTAGTGTTGGATTGTCTTAAAACTTCTTTCTGTGTTTTATTCTATAATTTGAacactatatatttatattaagcTCCTCCTTGAGGATGAACCTATTTTCTTTTGACATAATAAGTATATTTGCGCTAGTATTACAAAAGTTTGATGTCATAAACACAACTTAAAATGATGTAAGATACACGACTTAAAATCGGAAAATTGATACTTCTTCCTTAGATgatgtttcagattttttttttaattagatgatattttcaaatttcaatacaatatttatcaatttcacatattatataacttttatatttttaatctattttctAGTGGTTGAAATATGGTTTACATGTATATAGTTATTgctatttttgtttagaaaatatacaaacatttaatTTATGTGCATAAATCTAAAAcgtcaaataaaaagaaatggaGTAAGTATTATTTTACAAAACTCGAAATCATATTATGTTTGAAGAAATTAAGAtgtattttctttttacataagatgaaagaaacaaaactgagcatataaatataaaatatttgtaacaaTGGGGTTTGTGGGATATTAAAGAATGGTTGAGAAGCTTTCAATAGGATCAGATTCTTCAAGCATGGAAGCAGCTTGAAAGCAATCAGTAGCATCAGCTATACGTCCATCGTACTTATGAACCAGACCTAAGTAATACCAAGCTTTTCTGTTTGTTGGATCAATCCTCAACGCATCAGACAGCAAGCTTCTCGCCACAGGAAGTGTTGGTTGATGTTCTTTCCCTCTTTCAGACAACAACGCTCCAACTGCTACTTTGCAAGGAACCGATGATTCGTCTAGTAATAAACCGTCCAAGAAAGCTGCTAATGCTGGTTTAAACTCCTTTCTCCCTTCCCACATTCGACCTGATCATTACCAAAAATGAGCATATTAATACAAAGGGATGTTAAGAGAGTAGTTAAAAGTGTGTTCTGGTTCTTGCCTTCTGTATGCAGCATTGAAGCAGAGTATTGTTTCAGCTCGCCTGCCTTCTTTAGACAGACTTCTACGTCGTTCCAGTGTGAAAGGCTTGAGTAAAGATAAGCTAAGCCATGCCACACTTCAAACTCATTCACTTTGTCTTCTTCCATCTGTTATTGGTTTAAAAGGCGTTAAAGAAAAGGTTTTGATTAGCCCTGGGGTTTCAGGTCGGGTATTAGCAGTGGTTTTGATTAGTTCAGTTCGGCAACAATTCCACCGACCAAAGAATCGGTTcagtttcggttcggtttgttttcgGTTAATTTcggtttttaaaatcttaaacgaaaataacaaattttttgggttttggttagatttcagtttatttttctaaaaaatagatatttttggttaaatttggttagtttggttggttcggtttggttactTTGGTTAATTTTGGATAAACCGAATCATTTCAAAATCCCACCGAACTAAACCGAACTCAAAACCTTGCGAAAACCGAAAATTTCGGTTCGGCTGGTTCGGTTCAAATCCTTAGGCAATGAAGATCTCAAAAGAACATGAAACAAAAGAGATTTAACAAACCTGAGAAAGAGTTCTGAGTGGTCCGAAGGACTTCCTCTGCGCTTGAACCAAAGCTAGAAGGTAACGGTAAGTCTCAACAGCTTCTGTCGGATTCGACTGAGAGATCTTCAGCTTTGCCTTAAGTCTCAACAAAGGCCCCTGATCCCACTTTGCTGTTTCATCCAACGCAGCATCAGTCACAACCTCAGCTTCAGAGAACCGTTGCTGAGCAGACAGAACAAGCGCCAAAAACCTCCATCCTTTCAACACCGACCCTCCCGTCGCATCTATAAACTCTTTAGCGTACCTTGACGCAGCCTTTAAGTTCCTTTGCTCAGCGTATTGTACACCTAACTCAAATATCAAATCAGGATTGTTGTGCTCAAACGCTATAGCTCCATCTAACGCCTTCAAAGACTCTGACTGAAGCCGAGACCTTTCGAAATCCGACGTGGGGACTTTCGCTTGCTTCCCAAGGCAAAGCCCCAACATCCTGAAACCAACTCCTTTCAAATGCTCATCCATCCCTTGAGCATTGTTCACAGCTCTCTGCGCGTAGCCGGCGCCTTCACCAGCTAAAGAAGGCTCTTCGCTGCAAAGCTTAGAAGCTAACAAAAGCGCCACGAGGTCATCAGGCTGCTCGTGCTTATGGAGAGACTTTCTGAGAAGGTTAACCGCCGCGCTGGTTTGACCCGCCGCGCTGTAACAAAGAGCTAAACTGTTCCAACGCTCAACGCGGCTGAACACACCAGGCATCACTTCTTCAAGCTGTTTAGCGAGAACTGATGTTTGGCTACATAAAGATAATCCAAAGGTTAAGTGTTCGATCACAGACGGGTCCCATTTGGCTTTCCCTTGGTTGAACTTCTTGAGAAGGATCATCAGAAGGAGAATGGCTTCTTCCAAGTTGTTTCTAGGCACGTAGGAGCCTTCCACCTGAGAGCCTAGACTCGGTGGACTCGCTTCGACTCCTGAGTGGAGAAGAAAGACTGCGAAGTCTTTCTGAACCCTTGCGCAAGAGTCGTTATCTAGACTCCATTGGCTTAAGAGCGCGCGTCTGTAAGCTGATATCGCTTCTTGGTAGTCACCAGACTCTTTCCATAGCGCTGGAAGCAGCTCCACGGCGTGGCTGACGGTTTCTTGAAGCCTTGTGTCTACTTGAGCATCTGGTATCCCTTGCTGAAAGATCTTCTCAACTGAATCAAGAACACTTTTGCATTCTTGTGCAGCCTCTGCACATAAAAGAAATAttcagattattattttttgaatactTGGGCCCAAAACCAcaacatgtaatattagtttcgtccCAACGGTCACTCGAACTGGGAGTAGAGACCTCTGAGTCCTTTCCAGTTGAGCTAATGACCTCCggtaagatttaaaattttacaaaatgttACCAAGATCAAGAGGTGTTTTTTTTACCTGTTGTTCTCCCAAGCTTTTGAAGGGATTTGGCTTTCAAGTAGATAGCTTCAAGAACTAAGTTAGCAGCATGCTGTGAAGCCGATTGCTGCGGCTGTTCACGAGGAACTTTCTTCTTAGTAGACGGTTTCTCAGGGGGAGGAGCAGAGACCTGTAGCCGCTGGATGGCTGCTTGAAGGTCAATACCTTCAAAGACGCGAAGCGCGCCTTCTACATTGCCTCTTTGGTACTCTAGTCTTCCCAGAAGTGCTCTTGCTTCCTATTTAACCAAGTGAAAAGATTGAGAGTTCTTTTCTTGGATTGATGAATGTttggaagatgagaaagagaAACAAACCTCGGAGTTGAGTGATAAGCCTTCTCTCAAAGAAGATTCAGCGTCTTGGATGTTTCCTTCATCAAGCTTTGCTTCGACTTCGGTTGTTTTCATACAGGCTCCATTTGCGCAAAGCCGCAGAGTAGGACTCTCACTTTCGCCGTTGTTCTCGCTAAGCTCTGAAGATTGATCACCAAGCATTGTTCACTTTGTCACTCTCTATTTATCCTTTTAGTACTTATCCATTGTAACTAGCAGCTGCATAACttggaaaaacaaaataaacaaactcATTCCACAGTAATCAAAGCTAAAGAAGATCTAACATTATCATTGATTTGAGTCAACATTTTTTGTGATCTCGAAAGGACCCACCAAAATGGAAACTTCaaagacaaaacaaacaaacaaacaaacaaacaaacaaaaagtctTTAGCTTTGTCATCTTTCTgacttttgtttttggtttgatATTTTAACTAAAGAATCATTACCATACACAGTTCATACTACATTACTTTGATCTGTCATCCTTCACATCagctagatatatatatatatatatgcaaaatgAAATTTTCAAATTCACATTTGAAATCAAAGAGCAATGTCGGTGCCAAATTGTATCAAGAAAATTGCAATGCAGGTTCTCAGAAAGAAACAAATTTGTCAACGCCAATGACGAAATGAATCTCGCAGATAATTCAAATCGTTTCAATCAGAACACAAAGCCAATTTCGaggatattaaaaaaaatctacagtACCTACGGATCATTCGCTTCATGTTCTAGAGGAAAGCAGATCGAATCAATGGTGCAAAAGGAGAAGAAGCTGGTACACTCGCGAGCGAGGAATCGGATCTGAGCACCGTTAGTTATGAAATGTGAATCTGTCTGACGAAGGAGacgaaacaattaaaaaaaaatgagagaaagagaggaaaCTTTTTTTCTCACCGTACGTTTTGATCTTTATTAAATTGTTATTATTACAAAGACTGTTTGTGTGTCCAAACGAACGGAGTCTTTGGGAGCCGTACGTGGTTCCGTTGTTTGCAGAACGTGAACGGAGAGAGATAGACACCCTGTTCTGTCTGAAAAACTTATTATTTTTGTGCAATTCCGTTTTTTCATTAGGGGTATATGTGTCCTTTCGTCGGTTAGTTCTGTAAGAGGTAGAGATGTTATAATTGGGCTGTCTGCTTCTATATAGCCCAACCCATTAAAAAGGTTAATTAGAGCCTAATCCCGCGCgtaaagaaataagaaaaacaaaggACAGTTCGTatgaaagtttcttttttttttctggctcAAGTGTTTAAATGTATCCCATATGAAAGCTAGTCACCATTAGTAATTCTTCTATCGCTAAAAGTTATccgaaaatatatttaagaacaTTAAAGCCATATGCATTTCCTTCTAAAATATATAGGACAAAAGCGTTAGGTAGTATTTACATACTTCTAAACGATTAAAATCAATCAATTTCAAACCATTAATACATCATAACACAAGTTCtaacttttttattatattttgttgttttgttttaaagagTGTTACCCTCGAAAGTAATTATAAGTTTGGAACGATGAAGCATTTTATTTGACTGCAACAGTCTCAATCTAGTAGAAAAATGATTGAAAAGCATAGCCCCTCACATCCACGGAGAATGTATTGTTACAAAGGCGTGAGGACCAGTCTATCAATCGAATAATTTGCAAGCTTTAAATATTCCTTTTGGatgaaatattattttggaACATTATCCTCCTTACAATCACATAATAATCGAGGGCTTTAGAATTGCAAGCTGGAGTTTTGCTATTCATAGAAATTATCATCACGCTCCTTTGGCATTAAGAAACACTTCATCAAATTACTACGTATATTTACCAAAGCAACTATATAcctatttatttatacatataatataagaCAAAATCCGAACTATACTACTTACTTTTTGTTCTTCAATGTATATTAATTGAATTAATTTGTAGTATTATATATGCACATTATTGCGTGAATTAGTTATGCATGCATTTATTAGACAAGACCAGAGATTTAGCAATTTTGTAATATAGACAATTTTGTTGTCAAATACTATATAGATAGACGATTTCTGAAATCACTCGTAAGCTCTATTGGAGGCATATACTCCATGAGTTTAGTGGCATCCTTATCCATGCTATAAGATTGATTAATATAAtacttaactttttttatgGTCGAAAATAATACTTAATATTAAGAGTCGAATACGTATATATGTAGGCAtcgttaaacaaaaaaaaaaacgtatatATGTACGCATAGTGGGATAAACGGTGTGATTCATGTAGAACAAATACGGTTATGTTCATTGTAATTAACCAGCGAAGAACTGTCGAGGTAGAAAATATTTCAAGACGGTGACCGATACTGTGAATAGGAATATACTATATTGTATTTCCTATTAGTATTAATTGTGCCTTCATAACATCTAAATACTTTATGATGAGCTGTTTGTAAAAGGGTATGAACCAAATAGACGCGGTTTGCTTTAGAATGTTCACACTTTATTTTGGTCATTAAGTTAATGAATGTTAgccaaaaacatatttaaatgaATTTCACTTAAATGTTACACTTTGCATGTTATAGATCAACTATATCATACATAACTAGACATAGAATATACTAATATGTTTATATTCGCAATAAAAGAAAGCACATACATTATACGTAGTAGCTCTATGATTAAAAAGCAGCAAATGATTGTGAATATTACGCACAGACTGGCAATTTTAAAGCCCTTATACATCGTTGCTTCACTCTTAAGGTTTGCGTTTAAAGAACTAACTTCATAAACACTAATGTCGATTCAATCATAATTATTGTAAAATG is drawn from Brassica rapa cultivar Chiifu-401-42 chromosome A05, CAAS_Brap_v3.01, whole genome shotgun sequence and contains these coding sequences:
- the LOC103866688 gene encoding protein NPG1, whose protein sequence is MLGDQSSELSENNGESESPTLRLCANGACMKTTEVEAKLDEGNIQDAESSLREGLSLNSEEARALLGRLEYQRGNVEGALRVFEGIDLQAAIQRLQVSAPPPEKPSTKKKVPREQPQQSASQHAANLVLEAIYLKAKSLQKLGRTTEAAQECKSVLDSVEKIFQQGIPDAQVDTRLQETVSHAVELLPALWKESGDYQEAISAYRRALLSQWSLDNDSCARVQKDFAVFLLHSGVEASPPSLGSQVEGSYVPRNNLEEAILLLMILLKKFNQGKAKWDPSVIEHLTFGLSLCSQTSVLAKQLEEVMPGVFSRVERWNSLALCYSAAGQTSAAVNLLRKSLHKHEQPDDLVALLLASKLCSEEPSLAGEGAGYAQRAVNNAQGMDEHLKGVGFRMLGLCLGKQAKVPTSDFERSRLQSESLKALDGAIAFEHNNPDLIFELGVQYAEQRNLKAASRYAKEFIDATGGSVLKGWRFLALVLSAQQRFSEAEVVTDAALDETAKWDQGPLLRLKAKLKISQSNPTEAVETYRYLLALVQAQRKSFGPLRTLSQMEEDKVNEFEVWHGLAYLYSSLSHWNDVEVCLKKAGELKQYSASMLHTEGRMWEGRKEFKPALAAFLDGLLLDESSVPCKVAVGALLSERGKEHQPTLPVARSLLSDALRIDPTNRKAWYYLGLVHKYDGRIADATDCFQAASMLEESDPIESFSTIL